One segment of Rhodopirellula baltica SH 1 DNA contains the following:
- a CDS encoding anti-sigma factor family protein — protein sequence MSSSVEDLMDGYFDESLSREQFQQLNQWIKSDPLHAQRFASELLLHDRLRNEFVTNELMDQRSTAEQSTVNDPTLSRAHERPNVVTLGGSIGNTWTRSVIAMATTACLVLISLAFLWNGLGSTSASAAVMELNRIIAANRQSLDRTFLISVEESVVQEDARRDSPEHRRPPKPSLDNAILDVRGSNQFVLKREVEPGVFFITGSNGTSSWAVRPDGPVRMSDDLTRFNRDLPGHERSLPINNIEDGLDALQTAYNLELLSVERIEGEVQGRDVESDTEATRQMVATKKPGFRGPERIEILYTAASGQIRQMRFIDMPYGRNIVTLKMTLIEEQPFAADHFDHESHHDPKRIVEFE from the coding sequence ATGAGCTCTTCAGTCGAAGATTTGATGGACGGCTACTTCGACGAATCGCTGTCGCGGGAGCAATTTCAGCAACTGAATCAGTGGATCAAATCCGATCCGCTTCACGCCCAGAGGTTTGCCTCGGAGTTGTTGTTGCATGACCGACTCCGCAATGAATTCGTGACGAATGAGTTGATGGATCAACGATCGACGGCCGAGCAGTCCACGGTCAACGATCCAACCTTGTCCCGAGCGCACGAGCGACCCAATGTGGTCACGCTGGGCGGTTCAATCGGAAACACTTGGACGCGATCCGTGATTGCCATGGCGACGACGGCGTGCTTGGTGCTGATCAGCCTGGCGTTTCTTTGGAATGGCTTGGGGAGCACGTCGGCTTCCGCCGCGGTGATGGAACTCAATCGCATCATCGCGGCCAATCGGCAATCGTTGGATCGGACGTTCTTGATTTCGGTGGAAGAGAGCGTGGTCCAGGAAGATGCCAGACGTGATTCACCGGAGCATCGACGGCCGCCCAAGCCTTCTTTGGACAACGCAATTTTGGATGTTCGAGGTTCGAATCAGTTCGTGTTGAAGCGGGAAGTGGAACCCGGTGTTTTTTTCATTACGGGAAGCAACGGAACGAGCAGTTGGGCGGTTCGTCCGGACGGACCGGTTCGAATGAGCGACGACCTGACGCGGTTCAATCGAGACTTGCCCGGGCACGAACGATCGTTGCCGATCAATAACATCGAGGACGGGTTGGACGCATTGCAGACCGCTTACAACTTGGAATTGTTGTCGGTGGAAAGAATCGAAGGCGAAGTCCAGGGCCGGGATGTCGAATCCGACACGGAAGCCACCCGGCAGATGGTGGCGACGAAGAAACCAGGCTTCCGAGGGCCGGAACGAATCGAGATTCTCTACACCGCAGCCAGTGGCCAGATTCGTCAGATGCGATTCATCGACATGCCATACGGACGGAACATCGTCACGTTGAAAATGACGTTGATTGAGGAGCAGCCGTTTGCTGCGGACCATTTTGATCATGAATCCCATCACGACCCGAAACGTATCGTGGAGTTTGAATAG
- a CDS encoding YHYH protein, with translation MNSFRTVIEKKTISMNSRSLIPAVASLLCLVATTHVAAHEGGHHGHSHSSAPSRTWNIAADGSHLHGSFVSAKDGKVQIRREDGTLTDVPIERLVAADQTWVQERIEAIQNLNRQHAIRLVAVNQPVQASSKNAATNETMPAIGAHFEPFEKLLRLRWDKDFLYVGSNGLPEHPMMIGIRSWQQQVPIPQKYLGNNAWQIPLHPVPAKNPMSTRNDFLRGAIALAVNGVPIFNPLNNRGDDAYLFGELDEYGGHCGRGDDYHYHIAPVHLEETTGKGQPIGYALDGYPIFGYQNPKASDFAPLDELGGHKDASGNYHYHAQKTYPYLNGGFYGEVTQRGGQVDPQPRAEPIRPDLRPLRGAVITGFSKTGNRFELVYDVEGRQGSVTYVVKDDSTVDFTFQDPTGESRSETYRSRMGKPFLPQADISGAGDGLNADQTSRLKVTSPAFAAGDELPTEFTGDGAGVSPPIAWTKGPKGTQCYALNLWHTPGPGDVKSYWLVHDIPADVTSLPQNASGIGTVGINDKGHAGYDPMKSKGPGVKQYHLTVYACSEKPEFATDQVTRAELLESISDITLAEGTLDFQYTRSRSRSFLILIGIVVVALLAGAWFSRKKFTVPRVAG, from the coding sequence GTGAACTCCTTTCGAACCGTCATTGAAAAGAAGACCATCTCTATGAACTCACGCTCACTCATCCCGGCGGTTGCGAGCCTGCTTTGTTTGGTAGCGACCACCCACGTCGCCGCACATGAAGGCGGGCATCATGGGCATTCCCACTCGTCCGCTCCATCGAGAACTTGGAACATCGCAGCAGATGGATCGCATCTGCACGGATCATTTGTTTCGGCAAAGGATGGCAAGGTTCAAATCCGTCGAGAGGATGGGACACTCACGGACGTCCCGATCGAGCGTCTGGTCGCTGCCGACCAAACCTGGGTCCAGGAAAGAATCGAAGCGATCCAAAATCTCAATCGTCAGCATGCGATCCGGCTCGTGGCGGTGAACCAACCGGTGCAAGCCAGCTCAAAGAACGCGGCGACGAATGAGACGATGCCAGCGATCGGGGCGCACTTCGAACCGTTTGAGAAACTGTTGCGGCTTCGTTGGGACAAAGACTTTCTTTACGTGGGTTCCAATGGATTGCCAGAGCATCCGATGATGATTGGCATTCGTTCGTGGCAACAACAAGTTCCGATCCCACAGAAATACCTTGGCAACAATGCATGGCAAATTCCTTTGCACCCCGTTCCGGCAAAGAATCCCATGTCGACCAGGAACGATTTTCTACGTGGTGCGATTGCTTTGGCCGTCAATGGCGTGCCGATTTTTAACCCGCTGAACAATCGCGGCGATGATGCCTACTTGTTTGGTGAGCTGGACGAATACGGTGGGCATTGCGGTCGAGGGGACGACTATCACTACCACATTGCTCCGGTTCATCTGGAAGAAACAACCGGGAAAGGCCAACCGATTGGATATGCGTTGGACGGCTATCCTATCTTTGGTTATCAAAATCCGAAGGCGAGCGATTTTGCACCGCTCGATGAACTTGGCGGGCACAAGGACGCGTCGGGCAACTATCACTACCACGCACAGAAGACCTACCCGTATTTGAATGGTGGCTTTTACGGTGAAGTGACCCAGCGTGGTGGTCAGGTGGACCCGCAACCACGCGCTGAACCGATTCGCCCTGATCTGCGACCGCTACGCGGCGCCGTGATCACCGGATTCAGCAAGACGGGCAATCGATTCGAGTTGGTGTACGACGTGGAAGGACGACAGGGATCGGTGACCTATGTCGTCAAGGATGATAGCACGGTCGATTTCACGTTTCAGGATCCAACAGGTGAATCGCGAAGCGAGACCTATCGCAGTCGCATGGGCAAGCCGTTTCTTCCGCAAGCTGATATCTCAGGAGCAGGCGACGGTCTCAACGCCGATCAAACGTCTCGATTGAAAGTCACCAGTCCCGCGTTTGCGGCAGGCGATGAATTGCCGACTGAGTTCACCGGTGACGGTGCGGGCGTGTCGCCGCCGATCGCTTGGACGAAAGGGCCGAAGGGGACGCAGTGTTATGCACTCAACCTTTGGCACACGCCTGGGCCAGGTGATGTGAAGTCGTATTGGTTGGTTCACGATATTCCCGCGGATGTCACCAGTCTGCCACAAAACGCGAGTGGGATTGGGACGGTGGGAATCAACGACAAAGGCCACGCAGGATACGACCCGATGAAATCGAAGGGACCGGGAGTGAAGCAGTATCACCTGACGGTTTATGCGTGCTCCGAGAAACCCGAGTTTGCGACCGACCAAGTGACTCGAGCGGAGTTGCTGGAAAGCATTTCGGACATCACATTGGCCGAGGGCACGTTGGACTTTCAGTACACTCGATCGCGCAGTCGTTCATTCCTGATTCTGATTGGAATTGTGGTTGTCGCTCTGCTGGCGGGAGCGTGGTTCAGTCGAAAGAAATTCACAGTCCCGAGAGTTGCCGGTTGA
- a CDS encoding DUF6797 domain-containing protein — protein sequence MNRITIFGMLLLLSMGSTATAQNDRAILQTLMFESPEKLAADAVSGGDAVRGAVVFFTPSMSCASCHAVGVPMETSQANVGPNLASPNPNLSNVEIVDAILHPSKSIAKGFKTIQVLTVDGKVLTGVLVAESDESVQLRDPSTGKTIEVSGEEIEDVAMSELSVMPEGVAGQIESRQAFLDLVRYLIEIRDGGAARAAELQPKVMPTAEPLPEYESHIDHAGILASLDQQAMKRGEAIYNRTCVNCHGTVDEPGSLPTSLRFASGKFKNGFDPHSMYQTITNGFGLMLPQRNLVPQQKYDVIHYIRQAYLKDHNPTQFARVDEEYLASLPKGDTRGPEPSLIEAWREMDYGPNLMATVEIGDDAKNFAYKGHAIRLDQGPGGITRGEHRVVYEQDTMRVAAAWLGDEFIDYNGINFNGVHRRHPRIVGDVVFENANGPGWANPENDSFDEVREPGRDGRFYGPLPKAWIDYQGTYVSGMETILHYRVGGIDVHERPALDQLGERSIFQRTLSVGANESRLTMRVADRERGEVLLDDDHAKAVWSSSTDDSATMAFVVTGDISQLEWQFADDQIRLALMPNANARNFVVHAFRTDNKSDAKQTIDQLIEGLDPAARSAKDWANVAKENSKRWPQIVTTKITTADAGGPFAVDTIQYPVNNPWFCRMRLTGVDFLDDGESAVLSDWDGNVWKVTGLHQPEVTWQRIASGLFQPLGIKIRDGEIFVTCRDQICRLHDFNADGETDYYESFNHDHFVTDHFHEFAMGLQCDDDGNFYYAKSACHALPAIVPHHGTLLKVSADGSSTEILANGFRAANGVCFNDDGTFFVTDQEGHWNPKNRINWVRPGRFYGNMFGYHDVTDPSDSAMEPPMCWITNSFDRSPAELLWVTSDKWGPLKGSLLNTSYGYGKLYVVPHETVGDQMQGGMCELPLPQFPTGIMRGRFHPGDGDLYVTGMYSWAGTQQADGGFYRVRYTGKPIHVPLSLQCRGTTVRIGLSDDVDPESVTPESFSISRWNIKRSRNYGSKHFDTQATEVTSAKWDEQQREIVLELPELKPTWCMEIQMELRGADGEPIHRVIHNTIHELN from the coding sequence GTGAATCGAATCACCATTTTCGGAATGCTGCTGTTGCTCAGCATGGGATCCACTGCGACGGCACAGAATGACCGAGCGATCTTGCAGACGTTGATGTTTGAGTCGCCGGAGAAACTAGCCGCGGACGCCGTGTCGGGTGGTGACGCGGTGCGAGGAGCGGTGGTGTTCTTCACCCCCTCGATGTCGTGCGCAAGCTGTCATGCGGTCGGTGTACCGATGGAGACGTCGCAGGCCAACGTGGGGCCAAATCTTGCCTCGCCCAATCCTAATTTGTCGAATGTAGAAATCGTCGATGCGATTCTTCATCCGTCCAAGAGCATCGCAAAGGGTTTCAAGACCATCCAAGTTTTGACGGTGGACGGAAAAGTGCTGACCGGTGTTCTTGTTGCTGAGTCCGATGAGTCGGTCCAGTTGCGCGATCCATCGACTGGCAAAACGATCGAAGTCAGCGGGGAAGAAATAGAAGACGTCGCGATGAGCGAATTGTCCGTCATGCCCGAGGGTGTCGCGGGACAAATCGAGAGCCGCCAAGCGTTTTTGGATTTGGTTCGATACCTGATTGAAATTCGCGATGGTGGTGCGGCTCGGGCAGCCGAGTTGCAGCCGAAGGTCATGCCAACGGCCGAGCCATTGCCGGAATACGAATCGCACATCGACCACGCCGGGATTCTCGCTTCGTTGGATCAACAGGCGATGAAACGTGGCGAAGCGATCTACAACCGAACGTGCGTGAATTGTCACGGCACGGTCGATGAACCTGGTTCCTTGCCGACGTCGTTGCGTTTTGCGTCTGGCAAATTCAAGAATGGATTTGATCCACACAGCATGTACCAAACCATCACGAATGGTTTTGGTTTGATGCTGCCGCAGCGAAACCTGGTGCCGCAGCAGAAGTACGACGTGATTCACTACATCCGGCAGGCGTACTTGAAGGATCACAACCCGACTCAGTTTGCTCGGGTGGACGAAGAGTATTTGGCGAGTTTGCCCAAGGGCGACACACGCGGTCCGGAACCGTCGCTCATCGAAGCTTGGCGGGAAATGGACTACGGTCCAAATTTGATGGCGACGGTTGAGATCGGCGACGACGCGAAAAACTTTGCTTACAAGGGGCATGCGATTCGTCTTGACCAGGGCCCAGGTGGAATCACACGGGGAGAACACCGCGTTGTTTATGAGCAAGACACGATGCGAGTGGCTGCGGCTTGGTTGGGCGATGAGTTCATTGACTACAACGGTATCAACTTCAACGGCGTCCACCGGAGACACCCGCGCATCGTCGGGGATGTGGTGTTTGAAAACGCAAACGGTCCTGGATGGGCCAACCCCGAAAACGATTCCTTTGACGAGGTCCGTGAACCGGGACGTGATGGTCGTTTTTATGGACCACTGCCCAAAGCCTGGATTGACTACCAGGGGACTTACGTCAGCGGGATGGAAACGATCCTGCACTATCGCGTCGGGGGAATCGATGTTCACGAGCGGCCAGCACTTGATCAACTGGGTGAGAGATCCATTTTTCAACGGACGCTGTCGGTGGGTGCCAATGAGAGCCGGTTGACGATGCGAGTGGCTGATCGTGAAAGAGGCGAAGTGTTGCTGGACGATGATCACGCGAAAGCGGTTTGGTCAAGTTCCACGGATGACTCTGCAACGATGGCGTTTGTGGTCACGGGCGATATCAGCCAACTGGAATGGCAGTTCGCCGATGACCAAATTCGACTGGCACTGATGCCGAACGCGAATGCAAGAAACTTTGTGGTTCATGCCTTTCGAACGGATAACAAATCAGACGCAAAGCAAACCATTGACCAACTCATCGAAGGGCTCGATCCCGCCGCGCGTTCAGCAAAGGACTGGGCGAACGTTGCAAAAGAGAACAGCAAGCGTTGGCCGCAAATCGTCACCACGAAGATCACCACCGCGGACGCTGGTGGACCTTTCGCGGTCGATACGATTCAATACCCCGTCAACAATCCGTGGTTTTGCCGGATGCGATTGACCGGTGTCGACTTTCTCGACGATGGCGAATCCGCCGTGCTGAGTGATTGGGATGGGAACGTCTGGAAAGTCACCGGATTGCATCAACCGGAAGTGACTTGGCAGCGGATCGCATCGGGTTTGTTTCAGCCACTCGGGATCAAAATTCGCGACGGCGAGATCTTTGTGACTTGTCGCGATCAAATCTGCCGTTTGCATGATTTCAACGCCGACGGTGAAACGGACTACTACGAGAGTTTCAACCACGATCACTTCGTCACCGATCACTTTCACGAATTCGCGATGGGATTGCAATGCGATGACGATGGCAACTTTTACTACGCCAAGTCAGCTTGTCACGCGTTGCCCGCGATCGTTCCGCATCACGGGACGTTGCTGAAGGTTTCCGCGGACGGATCGTCGACCGAGATTCTCGCGAATGGTTTTCGTGCCGCCAACGGCGTCTGTTTCAACGACGACGGAACGTTCTTCGTCACGGACCAAGAGGGACATTGGAATCCAAAGAACAGAATCAACTGGGTTCGTCCGGGGCGGTTTTATGGCAACATGTTTGGTTACCACGATGTGACCGACCCAAGTGACTCGGCGATGGAGCCACCGATGTGTTGGATCACCAATTCCTTCGACCGGTCACCGGCCGAGTTGTTGTGGGTGACCAGCGACAAGTGGGGGCCGCTGAAAGGTTCTTTGCTGAACACGTCCTACGGCTATGGCAAGTTGTACGTGGTCCCTCATGAGACCGTCGGCGATCAGATGCAGGGTGGGATGTGCGAATTGCCGCTGCCTCAATTCCCGACCGGGATCATGCGTGGACGATTCCATCCCGGCGATGGCGACTTGTACGTGACCGGGATGTATTCGTGGGCGGGAACCCAGCAAGCCGACGGTGGTTTCTACCGGGTTCGCTACACCGGCAAACCGATCCACGTGCCGCTGAGTCTGCAATGTCGCGGAACGACGGTGCGAATTGGATTGAGCGACGATGTCGACCCGGAGTCGGTCACTCCTGAAAGCTTTTCAATCAGCCGTTGGAATATCAAACGATCGAGGAATTACGGTTCCAAACACTTTGACACCCAGGCAACCGAAGTGACTTCTGCCAAGTGGGATGAACAGCAACGCGAGATCGTGCTGGAACTGCCGGAGCTGAAGCCAACCTGGTGCATGGAGATTCAGATGGAGCTGCGGGGGGCGGATGGAGAACCGATTCATCGCGTGATTCACAACACGATCCACGAACTGAATTGA